One Gemmatimonadota bacterium DNA window includes the following coding sequences:
- a CDS encoding winged helix-turn-helix domain-containing protein, which translates to MNRIPPDLESVQIIDDVERALVLLKEPRRRILELARAGVSAVDLADRLGETRQRLGYHLRQLVDAGLLDEETGERRGAVVEKRYRARADSYALSPDLLGPLAARLSGGDRESLAHLLGAVHQVQRDVTAVLESGPETRVPTLTLSTRIRFADAAERGAFADALVRALTDVVARCARPFEVTEPDAKDAEPFRLTLTLHPTPS; encoded by the coding sequence ATGAACCGGATCCCGCCCGACCTCGAGTCTGTCCAGATCATCGACGACGTGGAGCGCGCGCTGGTGCTCCTGAAGGAGCCCCGACGTCGCATCCTGGAGCTGGCGCGCGCCGGCGTCTCGGCGGTGGATCTGGCGGATCGGCTCGGCGAGACGCGCCAGCGGCTCGGCTACCATCTCCGTCAGCTGGTGGACGCCGGCCTGCTGGACGAGGAGACCGGGGAGCGCCGGGGCGCCGTGGTCGAGAAGCGCTATCGGGCTCGGGCCGACAGCTATGCGCTGTCGCCGGATCTCCTCGGACCGCTCGCCGCCCGCCTCTCCGGCGGGGACCGGGAGAGCCTCGCCCACCTCCTGGGGGCGGTGCACCAGGTCCAGCGCGACGTCACCGCGGTGCTGGAGTCCGGCCCGGAGACGCGTGTGCCCACGCTGACGCTGTCGACGCGCATCCGGTTCGCGGACGCGGCCGAGCGCGGTGCCTTCGCCGACGCGCTGGTGCGCGCCCTCACGGACGTCGTGGCCCGTTGCGCCCGTCCCTTCGAGGTCACGGAGCCCGACGCGAAGGACGCAGAGCCGTTCCGCCTCACCCTCACCCTTCACCCCACTCCATCATGA
- a CDS encoding DUF5989 family protein — MARSTLIGDLWDFLRVRKKWWLLPILLVLVLLGAVLVFAQGSALAPFIYTIF, encoded by the coding sequence ATGGCTCGCTCCACGCTGATCGGGGATCTCTGGGACTTCTTGCGCGTCCGCAAGAAGTGGTGGCTCCTGCCCATACTGCTCGTGCTGGTGCTCCTCGGCGCCGTCCTGGTGTTCGCACAAGGATCTGCGCTGGCGCCGTTCATCTACACCATCTTCTAG
- a CDS encoding SxtJ family membrane protein: MENRHPPRLSAAEGRRFGGTVGGAFAVLSGVAWWRGHTLSPLVLGGLALLLLGAALLAPTRLGPVERGWMRMAHAISRFTTPILMGVVFYGVVAPIGALARVVGKNPIAHRAHGGSYWVAREETRGASMQRKF; the protein is encoded by the coding sequence TTGGAGAACCGACATCCCCCTCGACTGAGCGCCGCCGAGGGCCGGCGCTTCGGCGGCACCGTCGGAGGGGCCTTTGCGGTCCTGTCCGGTGTTGCCTGGTGGCGAGGGCACACGCTCTCTCCGCTCGTGCTCGGCGGGCTCGCGCTCCTGCTGCTCGGAGCTGCGCTGCTCGCGCCCACGCGCCTGGGACCCGTAGAGCGCGGCTGGATGCGTATGGCGCACGCCATCTCCAGGTTCACGACCCCGATCCTGATGGGGGTGGTCTTCTACGGGGTCGTGGCACCGATCGGGGCGCTGGCCCGGGTCGTCGGGAAGAATCCCATTGCGCACCGGGCGCATGGGGGAAGCTACTGGGTCGCACGCGAGGAGACGCGTGGGGCCTCGATGCAACGAAAGTTCTGA
- the uvrA gene encoding excinuclease ABC subunit UvrA, with amino-acid sequence MDDAIRIRGARQHNLQNLDLDLPRRTLTVITGPSGSGKSSLALDTLFAEGQRRYVESLSTYAKQFLDRVEKPAVDRIEGVAPSVAIEQKNPTKSSRSTVGTATEVYDYLRLLWARVGTTHCPSCDRVVRPDTPASVADALEALPPGTRIVLGFPLETSAKVRHPTVVENLRALGFLRVQVGPTSFDLTAADATDPDALGVDLADVRDGLVVVDRLKAGAVERDRLVDSIQTAFTEGEGEAVAWLADGQVLRFTERFRCPDHPTVTFLEPTPRLFSFNNPYGSCPRCTGFGATLEYDPALIVPNPTRSIAEGAVDPWEKPRYDKERDRLRRFARAQRVALDMPWERLTQRFRKAVLNGTDGFEGVIPFLQSRESKRYKQYIRVFLRQYQTPKTCPACKGTRLRPEALRIRVAGWTIADAADRVVEELATWVRELDLPPMAAAVAATIQRELEARLSFLLDVGLGYLTLSRQMRTLSGGEAQRIHLANSLGASLVDTLYVLDEPTIGLHPRDTRALLDLLARLRDAGNTVVMVEHDSDAIRRADHVVELGPGSGERGGRIVFEGAPEALLDADTATGRFLSGASAVEVPERRRSVRTSRIELKGARLHNVDGIDVVFPVGARTVVTGVSGSGKSTLVHDIFYRALERELGGGDTSAKQHLGEEVGEYASLRGLQHVESVVLVDQSPIGRTPRSNPVTYIGAWAEIRRILAEQPLARQRGYEAKAFSFNVEGGRCEACKGAGQVEIEMIFMADVFVPCDVCGGTRFKREIRDVRYRGLDVARILDLTVDEAIRFFLKEDRLGQTLWQLQQVGLGYLRLGQPAPTLSGGEAQRLKIARELTSGGAGKGERRLYLLDEPTTGLSGEDVRKLLRVLDRLVDAGHTVVVIEHNLDVIKTADWVVDLGPGAGVQGGRLVAMGRPEDIVTAPDSVTGRYLAEVLPAEARSA; translated from the coding sequence ATGGACGACGCGATCCGCATCCGGGGCGCCCGGCAGCACAATCTCCAGAACCTCGATCTGGACCTGCCCCGCCGCACGCTCACCGTCATCACGGGACCCAGCGGCTCGGGCAAGTCCTCGCTCGCGCTCGACACCCTCTTCGCCGAAGGCCAGCGGCGCTACGTGGAGTCGCTTTCCACCTACGCGAAACAGTTCCTGGACCGGGTGGAGAAGCCGGCGGTCGATCGCATCGAGGGCGTCGCGCCGTCGGTCGCCATCGAGCAGAAGAACCCGACCAAGAGCAGCCGCTCCACCGTGGGCACCGCGACGGAGGTCTACGACTACCTGCGGCTGCTCTGGGCGCGGGTGGGCACCACCCACTGCCCGTCCTGCGACCGCGTGGTGCGACCCGACACGCCCGCGAGCGTCGCCGACGCGCTCGAGGCGCTGCCCCCCGGCACGCGGATCGTGCTGGGATTCCCGCTGGAGACCAGTGCCAAGGTGCGGCACCCGACCGTGGTGGAGAACCTGCGCGCGCTCGGGTTCCTGCGCGTGCAGGTGGGACCGACCTCGTTCGACCTGACCGCGGCGGACGCGACCGACCCGGATGCCCTGGGGGTGGACCTGGCGGACGTGCGCGACGGCCTGGTGGTGGTGGATCGGCTCAAGGCGGGGGCGGTCGAGCGCGACCGCCTGGTGGACTCCATCCAGACCGCCTTCACCGAAGGAGAGGGCGAGGCTGTCGCGTGGCTCGCCGACGGGCAGGTCCTGCGCTTCACCGAGCGCTTCCGGTGCCCCGACCATCCGACCGTGACGTTCCTGGAGCCCACGCCCCGGCTCTTCTCGTTCAACAACCCGTACGGGTCGTGCCCCCGCTGTACGGGCTTCGGCGCCACGCTGGAGTACGATCCGGCCCTGATCGTCCCCAATCCCACGCGCTCGATCGCGGAGGGTGCGGTCGACCCGTGGGAGAAGCCGCGCTACGACAAGGAGCGGGACCGGCTGCGGCGGTTCGCACGGGCGCAACGCGTCGCGCTGGACATGCCCTGGGAACGGCTCACCCAGCGGTTCCGCAAGGCGGTGCTGAACGGCACGGACGGGTTCGAGGGGGTCATCCCCTTCCTCCAGTCACGCGAATCCAAGCGCTACAAGCAGTACATCCGCGTCTTCCTCCGGCAGTACCAGACGCCGAAGACCTGTCCGGCGTGCAAGGGGACGCGGCTGCGTCCGGAGGCGCTGCGGATCCGCGTGGCCGGATGGACCATCGCCGACGCGGCCGACCGCGTCGTCGAGGAGCTGGCCACGTGGGTGCGCGAGCTGGACCTGCCGCCGATGGCGGCGGCGGTGGCCGCCACCATCCAGCGCGAGCTGGAGGCGCGGCTGTCCTTCCTTCTGGATGTGGGGCTGGGCTACCTGACCCTGTCCCGGCAGATGCGGACCCTGTCCGGCGGTGAAGCCCAGCGCATCCACCTGGCCAACTCGCTCGGCGCCAGCCTGGTGGACACCCTGTACGTGCTGGACGAGCCGACCATCGGCCTGCACCCGCGCGACACGCGGGCCTTGCTGGACCTGCTCGCCCGCCTGCGCGACGCCGGCAACACCGTGGTCATGGTCGAGCACGACAGCGACGCCATCCGGCGCGCCGACCATGTCGTCGAGCTGGGGCCGGGTTCGGGGGAGCGCGGAGGACGCATCGTGTTCGAAGGCGCGCCGGAGGCGCTGCTGGACGCGGACACCGCCACCGGCCGCTTCCTCTCCGGGGCGAGCGCGGTCGAGGTGCCCGAGCGGCGGCGCTCCGTGCGCACCTCCCGCATCGAGCTGAAGGGGGCGCGCCTCCACAACGTGGACGGCATCGACGTCGTCTTTCCCGTGGGAGCCCGCACGGTGGTCACCGGCGTCTCGGGCTCGGGCAAGTCCACGCTCGTGCACGACATCTTCTACCGGGCGCTCGAACGCGAGCTGGGCGGGGGCGACACGTCCGCCAAGCAGCACCTGGGCGAGGAAGTGGGTGAGTACGCGAGCCTGCGGGGGCTGCAGCACGTGGAGAGCGTGGTGCTCGTCGACCAGTCGCCCATCGGACGGACGCCGCGCTCCAACCCGGTCACCTACATCGGTGCCTGGGCGGAGATCCGGCGCATCCTGGCCGAGCAGCCGCTGGCGCGGCAGCGCGGCTACGAGGCCAAGGCCTTCTCGTTCAATGTGGAGGGCGGTCGCTGCGAGGCCTGCAAGGGAGCGGGGCAGGTGGAGATCGAGATGATCTTCATGGCGGATGTCTTCGTCCCGTGCGACGTGTGCGGCGGAACGCGATTCAAGCGCGAGATCCGCGACGTGCGCTACCGGGGATTGGACGTCGCCCGCATCCTCGATCTGACGGTGGACGAGGCGATCCGCTTCTTCCTGAAGGAGGACCGCCTGGGACAGACGCTGTGGCAGCTCCAGCAGGTGGGGCTGGGGTATCTGCGGCTGGGTCAGCCGGCGCCCACGCTGTCCGGCGGAGAGGCGCAACGGCTCAAGATCGCGCGGGAGCTCACGAGTGGTGGAGCGGGGAAGGGGGAGCGCCGCCTCTACCTCCTGGACGAGCCCACCACGGGGTTGTCGGGGGAGGACGTGCGCAAGCTGCTACGGGTCCTCGACCGTCTCGTGGATGCCGGTCACACCGTGGTGGTGATCGAGCACAACCTGGACGTGATCAAGACGGCCGATTGGGTCGTCGATCTCGGCCCGGGTGCCGGCGTGCAGGGCGGTCGGCTGGTGGCCATGGGCCGTCCCGAGGACATCGTGACGGCCCCGGACAGCGTGACCGGCCGGTACCTGGCCGAGGTGCTGCCGGCGGAGGCGCGGAGCGCCTGA
- a CDS encoding HEAT repeat domain-containing protein produces the protein MSLRAWVGVLGVPALTLAVLVAASGPDEGTNREVGSRTGPARAQVAGDVEALLDAVRGLRPLSCALAQRTVGGRWGPGRTLSVVDAPGAPDPDAERAAGAWMGRALAAGERGRLLDALAEPDACVRVVAALVLGGEREPSAVPALVERARSAAAEPALAALRALGAGGWSEAGPGVRGLLDHPDARRRAGAAWALGGIEDTAAEADLAERLSDPDRVVRRNAAWALGRLERASAVPRLVEALRDGEPTVRINVAWALGQIESASAIPALTELLATDDSPAVREAAAWALGQIE, from the coding sequence ATGTCCCTCCGCGCGTGGGTCGGTGTCCTGGGCGTGCCCGCGCTGACGCTGGCGGTGCTCGTGGCCGCGTCCGGTCCGGACGAGGGGACGAACCGGGAGGTGGGGTCCCGGACCGGACCGGCCCGGGCACAGGTCGCCGGCGACGTGGAGGCGCTTCTGGACGCCGTCCGCGGACTCCGCCCCCTGAGCTGCGCCCTCGCGCAGCGCACGGTGGGCGGGCGGTGGGGACCCGGTCGGACCCTGAGCGTGGTGGACGCCCCGGGCGCGCCGGATCCCGACGCGGAGCGCGCGGCCGGCGCGTGGATGGGCCGCGCGCTGGCCGCCGGCGAGCGCGGACGGCTGCTCGACGCGCTCGCGGAGCCCGACGCCTGCGTCCGGGTCGTGGCCGCGCTGGTCCTCGGGGGGGAGCGGGAGCCGTCGGCGGTGCCGGCGCTCGTCGAGCGGGCCCGGAGCGCCGCGGCGGAGCCCGCGCTGGCGGCGTTGCGCGCTCTGGGCGCGGGCGGCTGGAGCGAGGCGGGGCCCGGCGTGCGGGGCCTGCTGGACCACCCCGACGCGCGTCGACGCGCGGGCGCCGCCTGGGCGCTGGGTGGGATCGAGGACACGGCGGCGGAGGCCGACCTGGCGGAGCGGCTCTCCGATCCGGATCGGGTGGTGCGACGGAACGCCGCCTGGGCGCTCGGTCGGCTGGAGCGCGCCTCGGCCGTGCCTCGGCTCGTGGAGGCCCTGCGGGACGGCGAGCCCACGGTCCGCATCAACGTGGCCTGGGCGCTGGGACAGATCGAGAGCGCGAGCGCCATCCCGGCGCTGACGGAGCTGCTCGCCACGGACGACTCCCCCGCCGTACGGGAGGCCGCGGCCTGGGCGTTGGGTCAGATCGAGTAG
- a CDS encoding SGNH/GDSL hydrolase family protein, with protein sequence MAGQLRKLAANLALLGVASLFALTLSEGAVRIIRHRPTVPGANVIRVEPDTLLGWIKKANFEGVRYAPREYTIHESFNSRRIRGPEYPLAKPDGEYRILVLGDSFAQGYTVEFEDLFSEVMKKALNASGGRPVQVINAGTAGWSTDQELLWFRRDGVAYDPDLVILLFYGNDINSNGSDRYWRGRKPWFELVGDSTDAHLELRGVPVPAGPPPTEEVPGLDAGESAGHPGGLKGFLTRHSMLYRDVTRIVKSSPQAFKLARALRLTRETQPQRLAIPLEWDVWRTESRADVRRDWRITEALLEELQNAVRASGAKLLVAHVPAREAVHDWAWVVTRQTFRMERSDFAVNLDEYGLRRICVDQRLECHFLREDFEPLLLPGGAARRQDLYFHWDRHWTALGNRFAGEAIARAVRERFLDAENLHAGS encoded by the coding sequence ATGGCTGGGCAACTGCGGAAGCTGGCAGCCAACCTCGCGTTGCTGGGGGTCGCCAGCCTGTTCGCCCTCACCCTGAGCGAGGGCGCGGTGCGCATCATCCGGCACCGCCCGACCGTTCCCGGCGCCAACGTCATCCGGGTGGAGCCGGACACGCTGCTCGGATGGATCAAGAAGGCCAACTTCGAGGGCGTCCGCTACGCGCCGCGCGAATACACCATCCATGAGTCGTTCAACTCGCGGCGCATCCGCGGTCCGGAGTACCCGCTGGCGAAGCCGGACGGCGAGTACCGCATCCTCGTCCTGGGCGACTCCTTCGCGCAGGGGTACACGGTCGAGTTCGAGGACCTGTTCTCCGAAGTGATGAAGAAGGCGCTCAACGCCTCGGGCGGGCGCCCGGTCCAGGTCATCAACGCCGGTACCGCCGGATGGAGCACGGACCAGGAGCTGTTGTGGTTCCGGCGGGACGGCGTGGCGTACGACCCCGACCTCGTGATCCTGCTGTTCTACGGGAACGACATCAACAGCAACGGATCCGATCGCTACTGGCGCGGACGCAAGCCCTGGTTCGAGCTGGTCGGAGACAGCACCGATGCGCACCTCGAGCTGCGGGGCGTGCCGGTCCCGGCTGGCCCGCCGCCGACGGAGGAGGTGCCCGGGCTCGACGCGGGGGAGTCGGCGGGGCATCCGGGAGGTCTCAAGGGCTTCTTGACCCGGCACTCCATGCTCTATCGGGATGTGACGCGGATCGTGAAGAGCAGCCCGCAGGCCTTCAAGCTCGCGCGGGCGCTCCGGCTCACCCGCGAGACCCAACCCCAGCGGCTGGCGATTCCGCTGGAGTGGGACGTTTGGCGCACGGAGTCCCGGGCGGATGTGCGGCGTGACTGGCGGATCACCGAGGCCCTTCTCGAGGAACTGCAGAACGCTGTACGCGCGAGCGGTGCGAAGCTACTGGTCGCGCACGTACCCGCGCGCGAAGCGGTGCACGACTGGGCGTGGGTGGTCACGCGGCAGACGTTCCGGATGGAGAGGAGCGACTTCGCCGTCAACCTGGACGAGTACGGGTTGCGACGCATCTGCGTCGATCAGAGGCTCGAGTGCCACTTCCTGCGCGAGGACTTCGAGCCGCTGCTCCTGCCCGGCGGTGCTGCACGCAGGCAGGACCTGTATTTCCACTGGGATCGACACTGGACCGCCCTGGGGAACCGGTTCGCCGGCGAGGCCATCGCCCGCGCCGTCCGCGAGCGCTTCCTCGATGCGGAGAACCTGCACGCCGGCTCCTGA
- a CDS encoding M56 family metallopeptidase, translated as MMDWMMFDGTASAGLAAEIALKATVLLTTVGATAWLLRRASAAVRHSLWAAATLALLALPLLSASALDWAVLPARSTVDAQAVGSAPQTPSPVARVESAPPHAEAGETFAAVRSSPVRPASATAPGVGTALAGLWAVGALLILGHLGLGLAVLAHRTRTGLRLTEGRERRALDRALARAGVERPVELVISATVSTPLTWGVRRSRILLPARSDVWTDDRLRLVLEHEAAHVARADARWLALSRVALALYWFHPLAWWADRRLHAEAERAADDRVLGGGARASDYAGHLVDVAAQVAGRARLAPAACLAHTDGFEGRVLAILDRSADRTRTGPLRAVLILAAVGVAVVPLAAAVPVSAPAHDEGAAEVPAADLADAVADAVGAALTPAPQADVEVDEQDARLDPRSVAALSQALRTDGSVEVRRTSAWALGQIEDPAAVPALMYALENDADLDVRRTAVWALGQIESSEAVPALTRALGDDDAELRAQAVWALGQIESGAAVEPLLALLSDPDAQVRGQAVWALGQIEDRAAVDGLMTALRDDADQVRSQAAWALGQIEDDAATDALAAALRNDASASVRAQAAWAIGQIEPRSAPTALLDALTDDDTRVRGQAIWALGQIEDRSAVPRLIELLQHEDPSVRSGALHALGEIGGQAALEAIAPLLQDPDEQIRAAAARALGGGGWNNPDPRPQPRPRPQPRPRPGGVE; from the coding sequence ATGATGGACTGGATGATGTTCGACGGAACGGCGTCTGCGGGACTGGCCGCGGAGATCGCGCTCAAGGCGACGGTGTTGTTGACCACGGTCGGCGCCACGGCCTGGCTGCTGCGGCGCGCGTCCGCGGCCGTGCGCCACAGCCTGTGGGCCGCCGCCACGCTGGCCTTGCTGGCCCTGCCGCTCCTCAGCGCCTCGGCGCTCGACTGGGCGGTGCTGCCGGCGCGCAGCACGGTGGACGCGCAGGCAGTCGGGTCCGCGCCGCAGACGCCCTCGCCGGTCGCGCGGGTGGAGTCCGCTCCCCCGCACGCGGAGGCCGGCGAGACCTTCGCGGCGGTACGGTCGTCTCCGGTCCGGCCCGCGTCGGCTACGGCACCGGGCGTCGGGACCGCGCTGGCCGGCCTGTGGGCCGTGGGCGCGCTCCTGATCCTCGGGCACCTGGGCCTGGGGCTGGCGGTGCTGGCGCACCGTACGCGCACCGGACTTCGCCTGACGGAGGGCCGCGAACGCCGTGCGCTCGATCGGGCCCTCGCGCGTGCGGGGGTGGAGCGGCCCGTCGAGCTGGTGATCAGCGCCACCGTCTCGACGCCGCTGACGTGGGGCGTGCGGAGATCCCGGATCCTCCTGCCCGCACGTTCGGATGTGTGGACCGACGACCGTCTCCGCCTCGTGCTCGAGCACGAGGCGGCCCACGTGGCCCGCGCCGACGCGCGCTGGTTGGCGCTGAGCCGCGTGGCGCTCGCCCTGTACTGGTTCCACCCGCTGGCCTGGTGGGCCGATCGCCGTCTGCACGCCGAGGCGGAGCGCGCGGCCGACGACCGTGTGCTGGGTGGAGGCGCGCGCGCCTCCGACTACGCCGGCCACCTGGTGGACGTGGCGGCCCAGGTCGCGGGCCGTGCCCGCCTCGCACCCGCCGCCTGTCTGGCCCACACGGACGGGTTCGAAGGCCGCGTGCTGGCCATCCTCGACCGGAGCGCCGATCGCACGCGCACCGGACCGCTCCGCGCCGTGCTGATCCTGGCCGCCGTCGGGGTGGCGGTAGTGCCCCTCGCGGCGGCGGTGCCGGTCTCCGCGCCCGCGCACGACGAGGGGGCGGCCGAGGTGCCCGCAGCCGACCTCGCCGACGCGGTCGCCGACGCCGTCGGAGCGGCGCTCACACCCGCTCCACAGGCGGACGTGGAGGTGGACGAACAGGACGCCCGCCTCGACCCCCGGTCGGTGGCGGCGCTGTCCCAGGCGCTCCGCACCGATGGCAGCGTGGAGGTGCGCAGGACGTCGGCCTGGGCGCTCGGGCAGATCGAGGATCCCGCCGCGGTCCCGGCGCTGATGTACGCGCTGGAGAACGATGCCGACCTGGACGTGCGGCGCACTGCGGTCTGGGCCCTCGGTCAGATCGAGAGCTCCGAGGCGGTGCCCGCGCTCACCCGCGCGCTCGGGGACGACGACGCCGAGCTGCGCGCCCAGGCCGTCTGGGCCCTGGGTCAGATCGAATCCGGCGCGGCGGTGGAGCCGCTCCTGGCGCTGCTCTCGGACCCCGACGCCCAGGTCCGGGGCCAGGCGGTGTGGGCGCTGGGCCAGATCGAGGACCGGGCGGCCGTCGACGGGCTGATGACTGCACTGCGCGACGATGCCGACCAGGTCCGCAGCCAGGCGGCGTGGGCGCTCGGCCAGATCGAGGATGACGCCGCCACGGATGCGCTGGCGGCCGCGCTGCGGAATGACGCGTCCGCGTCCGTGCGGGCGCAGGCCGCGTGGGCCATCGGACAGATCGAGCCGCGCAGCGCGCCGACGGCGCTCCTGGACGCCCTCACGGACGACGACACGCGTGTGCGCGGTCAGGCCATCTGGGCCCTGGGTCAGATCGAGGACCGGAGCGCCGTCCCACGCCTGATCGAGTTGCTCCAGCATGAGGATCCCTCCGTGCGCAGCGGAGCGTTGCATGCGCTGGGCGAGATCGGAGGACAGGCCGCCCTGGAAGCGATCGCGCCCCTGCTCCAGGATCCCGATGAACAGATCCGGGCGGCCGCGGCGCGCGCCCTGGGAGGCGGCGGGTGGAACAACCCCGATCCGCGTCCGCAGCCGAGGCCCCGCCCCCAGCCCCGGCCTCGCCCCGGCGGAGTGGAGTGA
- a CDS encoding SRPBCC domain-containing protein, whose protein sequence is MTDPLPWRDEREIRVEAEPARVWAAWAEPAHVARWFADEGHGSLEPGGEIVHVFHGHGEHRYRVLEVEPERRLVLEGEMDGIAFRQETVLTYRDGVTVLTLVHSGFGSADPDSEITQGIDSGWAMALAVFKHYVERWYGRDKVSLSLFRPATFDYTELVQERYAAGLHTWLTAEVSIGSSDPPRLRSGLALRGHELVRTDHEIARTWEELDGVLELKAFGSAPDARVLGVRVSSWSPNAEARLAALRPELEAAVERLARA, encoded by the coding sequence ATGACCGACCCACTGCCTTGGAGAGACGAACGCGAGATCCGCGTCGAGGCCGAACCCGCCCGCGTGTGGGCCGCCTGGGCCGAGCCCGCCCACGTGGCCCGATGGTTCGCGGATGAAGGGCACGGATCCCTGGAGCCCGGAGGGGAGATCGTCCACGTCTTCCACGGGCACGGGGAGCACCGCTACCGCGTGCTCGAGGTCGAGCCCGAGCGCCGCCTCGTGCTCGAAGGCGAGATGGACGGCATCGCTTTCCGGCAGGAGACGGTGCTCACATACCGGGACGGCGTGACCGTCCTCACCCTCGTGCACTCCGGCTTCGGATCCGCCGATCCGGACTCGGAGATCACGCAAGGCATCGACTCCGGTTGGGCCATGGCGCTCGCGGTCTTCAAGCACTACGTCGAGCGCTGGTACGGTCGGGACAAGGTCAGCCTCTCGCTCTTCCGCCCCGCGACCTTCGACTACACGGAGCTGGTCCAAGAGCGCTACGCCGCCGGGCTGCACACCTGGCTGACCGCCGAGGTCTCGATCGGGTCGTCGGATCCGCCCCGCCTGCGCTCCGGCCTCGCGCTGCGCGGACACGAGTTGGTGCGAACCGATCACGAGATCGCGCGCACGTGGGAGGAGCTGGACGGCGTGCTCGAGCTCAAGGCGTTCGGATCCGCGCCGGATGCGCGCGTGCTCGGCGTCCGCGTGAGTAGCTGGAGCCCGAACGCGGAGGCCCGCCTGGCCGCACTCCGGCCGGAGTTGGAGGCGGCGGTGGAACGGCTGGCGCGGGCGTGA
- a CDS encoding BlaI/MecI/CopY family transcriptional regulator, with the protein MSDGVLSRLSRRERQVMSALFAGSPATVSEIQERIPEALSYSAVRSTLRVLSEKGHVERTAEGKRYLYEPAVRQDRARKAALKDLVTTFFDGSAERAAAALLRMSDTRSPEDVLERLRQEIRRTRGEGR; encoded by the coding sequence ATGAGCGACGGTGTCCTGTCCCGATTGAGCCGCAGGGAGCGGCAGGTGATGAGCGCCCTCTTTGCGGGGTCTCCGGCCACGGTATCGGAGATCCAGGAGCGCATCCCGGAGGCTCTGAGCTATTCGGCCGTGCGCTCCACGTTGCGGGTGCTCAGCGAGAAGGGGCACGTCGAGCGCACGGCGGAAGGCAAGCGCTACCTGTACGAGCCGGCGGTCCGGCAGGACCGCGCGCGCAAGGCGGCGCTGAAGGACCTGGTGACCACGTTCTTCGACGGCTCTGCGGAGCGGGCGGCGGCAGCGTTGCTGCGCATGTCCGACACGCGCAGCCCCGAGGACGTGCTGGAGCGGCTGCGCCAGGAGATCCGACGCACACGTGGAGAGGGGAGGTGA